A genomic region of Devosia ginsengisoli contains the following coding sequences:
- a CDS encoding response regulator transcription factor, with translation MRVLIAEDDDRIAETLMTSLGKAGFGVERERDGEVAWFRGDTEPYDAIVLDLGLPQVDGLTILKRWRKAGRLTPVLILTARGQWEERVDGIEAGADDYVVKPFHVQEIVARLRALVRRANGLASSRIAFGKYLLDLRTMEVTADGVPMELTPQEFKLISYLVHRRGQVISQLEITEHIYNQDYERDSNAVEVLVARVRKRLGPDVIKTRRGFGYTLGDGF, from the coding sequence ATGCGGGTGCTGATCGCTGAGGACGACGACAGGATTGCCGAAACATTGATGACCTCGCTCGGCAAGGCGGGTTTCGGCGTGGAGCGCGAACGCGACGGGGAGGTCGCCTGGTTTCGCGGCGACACCGAGCCTTATGACGCCATTGTGCTGGATCTAGGCCTGCCGCAGGTCGACGGCCTTACCATTCTCAAACGCTGGCGCAAAGCGGGACGACTGACCCCCGTGCTCATCCTGACGGCCAGAGGCCAGTGGGAGGAGCGCGTCGACGGGATCGAGGCGGGTGCCGACGACTATGTCGTCAAACCCTTTCATGTGCAGGAAATCGTGGCGCGGCTCCGTGCTTTGGTCCGCCGGGCCAATGGCCTGGCATCGTCGCGTATTGCCTTCGGCAAGTACCTGCTGGACCTGCGGACCATGGAGGTGACGGCCGACGGCGTGCCGATGGAGCTGACGCCGCAGGAATTCAAGCTGATCTCCTACCTGGTGCATCGGCGCGGCCAGGTCATCTCGCAGCTGGAAATCACCGAGCATATCTACAATCAGGATTATGAGCGGGATTCCAACGCGGTGGAGGTTCTTGTCGCCCGGGTGCGCAAGCGGCTCGGGCCGGATGTCATCAAGACCCGGCGAGGGTTCGGATATACGCTGGGTGATGGATTTTGA
- a CDS encoding PepSY domain-containing protein, giving the protein MNPHVAFALVLAAALAISPPSTAQGHGNGNANAIASANGNGNANGNGNANGHANAGAGSITGGIQVEPPSNPPNGSASGAPVAPDQGDAAIEELSESDVLAAVNAGQAVSLSTILPDIRARTGGEVINAQLQQAGSFLLYAVTVLTPAGKVATEYYYARSGLHVEN; this is encoded by the coding sequence ATGAACCCACATGTCGCCTTCGCATTGGTACTGGCCGCCGCATTGGCCATCTCCCCGCCTAGCACGGCTCAGGGACATGGCAATGGCAATGCAAACGCCATTGCGAGTGCAAATGGCAATGGGAATGCAAATGGCAATGGGAATGCAAATGGTCATGCGAATGCCGGCGCAGGCTCGATCACGGGCGGAATTCAGGTTGAGCCCCCGAGCAATCCCCCTAACGGGTCCGCCAGCGGCGCGCCGGTTGCGCCTGACCAGGGTGACGCAGCTATCGAGGAGCTTTCCGAAAGCGACGTGCTGGCCGCGGTGAATGCTGGACAGGCGGTGTCGCTGTCGACGATCCTTCCCGACATACGGGCGCGGACTGGGGGCGAGGTGATCAACGCGCAATTGCAGCAAGCCGGGAGCTTCCTGCTCTATGCGGTCACGGTCCTGACCCCGGCCGGCAAGGTGGCCACTGAATATTACTATGCCCGTTCGGGTCTGCACGTGGAGAATTAA
- the ligD gene encoding DNA ligase D: protein MATKAEALLRDYKAKRDFTKTQEPSGAGKAKTNGKARRFVVQKHDARQLHYDFRIELDGVLKSWAVTKGPSDNPADKRLAVRVEDHPLDYGSFEGTIPEGEYGGGTVMLWDEGTWEPLADPRDALEDGDLKMRLHGHRMKGEWVLVHMKGRDSKRKSGPPRENWLLIKHRDDYARDKETLTGRFTRSVSTGRDLDGIAKGLKAKKNTDTPNEAVWHSDEDKAVDNPVSARRKGKAADLPDFRPPQLATLVTDIPEESGWLFEMKYDGYRCLAAISGEQVRLYTRTGKDWTEQFKTIVPPLSRVTAGTALIDGELCAFDSKGRTDFSTLKDHLSNGGSLTYFAFDLIEQDGEELAKLPLVERKARLETLLGRIEKSSLVQFSTHVTGNGQKVFDTVCREGHEGIIAKRGDAPYRSERTRSWLKIKCGKRQEFVIAGWSPSSKKKTFASLLVGTWEDGKLVYRGRVGTGFSVDDAQALQQQLNSRARKTNPFANVPRAVARTARWVSPELVAEIGYTEFTPDGIMRHPSFLTLREDKPAGDVTLDKPDTRKAAAAPLSTQAGINAAEAAGIKLSSPDRVVYPGQGVTKADLVAYYAAVADRMLPYIENRPLSLLRCPQGRAKYCFFQKHDTGGFPDAMKSLMIAEKDGEKESYFYIDTLAGLIAGTQMNVLEWHLWGSRTRDLEKPERIIFDIDPDEGLDFGHVRAAAVDIRSELGAWGLESYALVSGGKGIHVIAPLRPTTEWPEIKSFCKTFAQRLADKFPDRFTANSRKASRKGKIFIDYLRNERGATAIAPWSSRSRQGAPVAVPVSWDELETIKAANQFTLADAAERAGKPDPWKDYFSTTQSITKAMWSATVAEEPPARQR, encoded by the coding sequence ATGGCGACCAAAGCCGAAGCCCTGCTCAGGGACTACAAGGCCAAACGCGACTTCACCAAGACGCAGGAGCCTTCTGGTGCCGGCAAGGCGAAGACGAATGGCAAGGCCCGTCGCTTCGTGGTGCAGAAACATGACGCCCGGCAGCTGCATTACGATTTCCGCATCGAGCTCGACGGTGTGCTCAAGAGCTGGGCGGTGACCAAGGGGCCATCCGACAACCCTGCGGACAAACGCCTCGCCGTGCGCGTGGAGGACCATCCCCTCGACTATGGCAGCTTCGAGGGCACCATCCCCGAAGGCGAATATGGCGGGGGCACGGTGATGCTGTGGGACGAGGGCACCTGGGAGCCGCTGGCTGACCCCCGCGACGCACTTGAAGATGGCGACCTCAAGATGCGGCTGCATGGTCACCGCATGAAAGGGGAATGGGTGCTGGTCCACATGAAAGGCCGCGACAGCAAGCGCAAATCCGGTCCGCCACGGGAAAACTGGCTGCTCATCAAGCATCGCGACGACTATGCCAGGGATAAAGAGACGCTGACCGGGCGCTTCACCCGGTCGGTCTCCACCGGCCGCGACCTTGATGGTATCGCCAAGGGGCTGAAGGCCAAAAAGAATACCGATACGCCCAACGAGGCCGTCTGGCATTCCGATGAGGACAAGGCTGTCGACAACCCCGTCTCGGCCAGGCGCAAGGGCAAGGCAGCCGACTTGCCGGACTTCCGCCCGCCGCAACTGGCCACCCTGGTCACCGATATCCCGGAAGAGTCCGGCTGGCTGTTCGAAATGAAATATGACGGCTATCGCTGCCTTGCCGCCATTTCCGGCGAGCAGGTCCGGCTTTACACGCGGACCGGCAAGGACTGGACCGAACAATTCAAGACCATCGTCCCGCCTCTATCCCGCGTAACTGCCGGCACGGCGCTGATCGATGGCGAACTCTGCGCCTTCGACAGCAAGGGCCGCACCGATTTCTCGACTCTCAAGGATCACCTCTCGAATGGCGGATCGCTGACCTATTTTGCCTTCGATCTCATCGAGCAGGATGGCGAGGAACTGGCAAAACTGCCGCTCGTAGAACGCAAAGCACGGCTCGAAACGCTGCTCGGCAGGATCGAAAAATCCTCGCTGGTGCAATTCTCGACGCATGTGACCGGCAATGGCCAGAAGGTGTTCGACACTGTCTGCCGCGAAGGCCACGAAGGCATCATCGCCAAGCGGGGTGATGCGCCCTATCGCAGCGAGCGCACTCGAAGCTGGCTCAAGATCAAATGCGGCAAGCGGCAGGAATTCGTCATCGCCGGCTGGTCGCCCTCGAGCAAGAAGAAGACCTTCGCTTCTCTGCTGGTCGGTACCTGGGAGGATGGCAAGCTGGTCTATCGCGGCCGGGTCGGCACCGGTTTTTCCGTGGACGATGCGCAGGCCCTGCAGCAGCAGCTCAACAGCCGCGCCCGCAAGACCAATCCCTTCGCCAATGTGCCCAGGGCCGTCGCCAGGACCGCCCGCTGGGTGTCGCCCGAACTGGTGGCCGAAATCGGCTACACCGAATTCACCCCGGATGGCATAATGCGCCACCCCTCCTTCCTCACTTTGCGCGAGGACAAACCGGCGGGAGACGTGACCTTGGACAAGCCCGACACTCGTAAAGCCGCTGCCGCGCCGCTCAGCACGCAGGCGGGCATCAACGCCGCCGAGGCGGCTGGCATCAAGCTCAGCAGTCCCGACCGGGTGGTCTATCCCGGCCAGGGCGTCACCAAGGCCGACCTCGTCGCCTACTATGCCGCCGTGGCCGATCGCATGCTGCCCTATATCGAAAACCGGCCACTGAGCCTGCTGCGCTGCCCGCAGGGCAGGGCGAAATACTGCTTCTTCCAGAAGCACGACACCGGCGGTTTTCCCGACGCCATGAAATCGCTGATGATCGCCGAGAAGGACGGTGAGAAGGAAAGCTATTTCTATATCGACACACTGGCCGGCCTGATCGCCGGCACGCAGATGAACGTGCTCGAATGGCACCTGTGGGGGTCGCGCACCAGGGATTTAGAAAAGCCCGAGCGCATCATCTTTGACATCGACCCCGATGAGGGACTGGACTTCGGGCATGTCCGCGCCGCCGCCGTCGATATCCGCAGCGAACTCGGCGCCTGGGGGCTGGAAAGCTATGCGCTGGTCAGTGGTGGCAAGGGCATTCATGTCATCGCGCCGCTCCGCCCGACCACCGAATGGCCGGAGATCAAGAGCTTCTGCAAGACCTTTGCCCAGCGCCTCGCCGACAAGTTTCCAGATCGCTTCACCGCCAATTCGCGCAAGGCCAGCCGCAAGGGCAAAATCTTCATCGACTATTTGCGCAACGAGCGCGGTGCCACCGCCATCGCCCCCTGGTCCAGCCGCTCACGCCAGGGTGCGCCGGTGGCTGTGCCGGTCAGCTGGGATGAGCTGGAGACCATCAAGGCCGCCAACCAGTTCACCCTGGCTGACGCAGCCGAGCGGGCAGGAAAGCCCGATCCATGGAAGGACTATTTCTCCACCACGCAGTCGATCACCAAGGCGATGTGGAGCGCCACCGTGGCCGAAGAGCCGCCCGCCAGGCAGCGCTAG
- a CDS encoding Ku protein, translating to MPASRPIWKGQLRLSLVSIAVELYTATKANAKPSFRQIHEPSGKPIHYEKVVDGIGPVDKDEIMKGFEYQKDDYVLLTDEEIDAVKLETRKTLELTQFVGSNEIDPLYFDKPYYLVPSDDLAEDAFIVIRDALRKSSKIGLGQLALRGKEYLVAIKPAGKGLLLETLHYQDELRKADPYFSDIPAKKADADLLEVATALIDKKTDKFDAKVFKDHYQSALRELIARKLKSKGKKITTRDEPPESKPTKSNVVDLMDALKSSLEGKKATGKATPRKKAS from the coding sequence ATGCCCGCATCTCGTCCCATCTGGAAAGGCCAGTTGCGCCTGTCGCTCGTATCGATCGCCGTAGAACTCTACACGGCCACCAAGGCCAATGCCAAACCCAGCTTCCGGCAAATCCACGAGCCCTCCGGCAAGCCTATTCACTACGAGAAGGTGGTGGACGGCATCGGTCCCGTCGACAAGGACGAGATCATGAAGGGGTTCGAATACCAAAAGGACGACTATGTCCTCCTGACTGACGAGGAGATCGACGCGGTCAAGCTGGAAACGCGAAAGACGCTCGAACTGACGCAGTTCGTCGGCAGCAACGAGATCGATCCGCTCTATTTCGACAAGCCCTATTACCTCGTCCCCTCCGACGATCTGGCCGAAGACGCCTTTATCGTTATTCGCGATGCGCTGCGTAAATCCAGCAAGATCGGGCTCGGTCAGCTGGCGTTGCGCGGCAAGGAATATCTTGTGGCCATCAAGCCGGCCGGCAAGGGGCTGCTGCTCGAAACGCTCCATTACCAGGACGAGCTTCGCAAGGCCGATCCCTATTTTTCGGACATTCCGGCCAAGAAAGCTGATGCAGACCTGCTGGAGGTCGCCACCGCGCTGATCGACAAGAAAACCGACAAGTTCGACGCCAAGGTGTTCAAGGATCATTACCAGTCTGCGTTGCGTGAGCTCATCGCTCGCAAGCTCAAGAGCAAGGGCAAGAAGATTACCACCAGGGACGAACCGCCCGAGAGCAAGCCCACCAAATCCAACGTGGTGGACCTGATGGACGCGCTGAAATCGAGCCTTGAAGGCAAGAAGGCCACGGGCAAGGCCACCCCGCGCAAGAAGGCGAGCTAG
- a CDS encoding site-specific integrase, which yields MEATGRGASFPTAWEKVGAALTARKATIPKEKRRTSAKKVVDATDAEARALFYELKRHGLKYENPNSILAALFVLVAGHSGFRPIELRGATFDGAWLTLPNAKKRPGQTPTRKLNLSEMHEDVRAGVDLLLRMIDHDLSKREFAKWQKCLAGQLERACERIGARVLSLYSFRHVAIASWAAAGLSPPEIALLCGHLSVHTAHTHYARAGVGHKRKAVARAVVVPQNEPVPPAGKLGYERAPKMLSPDPTNPTAPDQEPGFVIEDMPEPVFKRDTSRPALSAKEVRRHLDGLIDPRDPKEIAANIARAQRQREARDAAHRVDDDRDGPASKSD from the coding sequence ATGGAGGCCACCGGGCGGGGCGCCAGCTTCCCGACGGCCTGGGAAAAGGTCGGTGCCGCACTTACGGCGCGAAAGGCAACAATCCCCAAAGAGAAGCGACGCACGTCGGCCAAAAAGGTGGTCGATGCCACAGACGCCGAAGCAAGGGCGCTATTTTACGAACTCAAGCGCCATGGACTCAAATACGAAAATCCGAATTCGATACTTGCCGCGCTCTTTGTCCTCGTGGCGGGGCATAGCGGATTCCGGCCCATCGAATTGCGGGGCGCAACATTCGACGGAGCATGGCTCACCCTTCCCAATGCCAAGAAGCGCCCGGGCCAGACGCCGACCCGCAAGCTGAATCTATCCGAGATGCACGAGGACGTCCGAGCTGGCGTCGACTTGCTCCTGCGCATGATCGACCATGATCTGAGCAAGCGCGAATTCGCCAAATGGCAGAAATGCCTGGCCGGGCAGCTCGAGCGCGCCTGCGAACGTATCGGCGCTCGTGTCCTCTCGCTCTATAGCTTTCGTCACGTGGCGATTGCCTCCTGGGCCGCGGCGGGACTGTCTCCCCCGGAAATCGCACTCCTGTGCGGGCACTTGTCGGTGCACACCGCCCACACCCATTACGCGCGTGCCGGCGTCGGCCACAAACGCAAGGCTGTAGCCCGTGCGGTTGTCGTGCCGCAAAATGAGCCCGTTCCGCCTGCAGGCAAGCTTGGGTACGAAAGAGCGCCGAAAATGTTGTCCCCGGACCCTACCAACCCGACGGCACCAGATCAGGAGCCAGGCTTTGTAATTGAGGACATGCCCGAACCGGTTTTCAAGCGTGATACGAGCCGTCCTGCACTATCGGCCAAAGAGGTGCGCCGCCATCTTGACGGCTTAATTGATCCCCGGGATCCCAAGGAGATTGCAGCCAACATTGCGCGTGCGCAACGCCAGCGCGAAGCCAGGGATGCCGCCCATCGCGTCGACGACGATCGTGACGGGCCAGCATCAAAGAGCGATTGA
- a CDS encoding histidine phosphatase family protein gives MGQVIYLVRHGQTVWNTLGRLQGLQNSPLTEYGLGQVDRMGQVLLNALEGRDEPLQCQVSPLERAQVTASRLLANMSQVSLKTDDRLAEVSFGSWDGMTAYEISIEYPGALDGAGAFDWFFRAPDGESFEGASARLGAWLKSVSGSTIAVSHGVAGRVLMGVYLGVPRHEALRLTVPDGGLACLADGKVTFLS, from the coding sequence ATGGGTCAGGTAATTTATCTCGTGCGACACGGTCAGACAGTCTGGAACACACTGGGGCGACTGCAGGGCCTGCAGAATTCCCCCCTTACGGAATATGGGCTGGGGCAGGTCGACCGGATGGGGCAAGTGCTGCTCAACGCACTCGAAGGCAGGGACGAACCCCTGCAGTGTCAAGTCAGCCCGCTGGAACGAGCGCAGGTTACGGCATCACGCCTGCTCGCGAACATGTCCCAGGTGAGCCTCAAGACCGACGATCGGCTGGCTGAGGTCAGCTTCGGCTCCTGGGACGGGATGACAGCATACGAGATTAGCATTGAATACCCAGGTGCGCTGGACGGTGCAGGGGCCTTTGACTGGTTCTTCAGAGCTCCCGATGGCGAGAGCTTCGAGGGTGCGAGCGCCCGGCTTGGAGCCTGGCTGAAGTCGGTTTCCGGTTCCACTATAGCCGTATCGCACGGGGTCGCAGGTCGCGTGCTCATGGGAGTTTATCTTGGAGTGCCGCGTCACGAGGCGCTGCGGCTTACGGTGCCCGATGGCGGGCTGGCCTGCCTTGCGGACGGGAAAGTCACGTTCCTGAGCTGA
- a CDS encoding NAD-binding protein → MDHGVRLLRRKDADVSQAVKAILEADGIEVLLSADVKQVRGRSGEVMAVVQAAMLGQLPYVMPFSPIRRWPRA, encoded by the coding sequence ATCGATCATGGCGTCCGGCTGTTGCGGCGCAAAGACGCCGATGTTTCACAGGCGGTGAAGGCCATCCTGGAGGCGGACGGCATCGAGGTGTTGTTGTCCGCCGATGTCAAGCAGGTGAGGGGACGGTCGGGTGAAGTGATGGCAGTGGTGCAGGCCGCCATGCTCGGACAACTGCCTTACGTGATGCCATTCTCGCCGATCCGACGATGGCCGAGGGCTTAA
- a CDS encoding AAA family ATPase: MTPSNSTPSSLRRLGIALLEATLGPDRLIDLAGHSHRVLIIRVPDKTWLTPLHEAAEQFLPEVRPLSIIRRDRDDADRLASLYLEAGPSSLWLTHDPELLPPVIRLAADEVLSLAPITTALLGQVIAGSTGRVPRRLRPTDHAGLGLFEIAAAIRPDTTADQCVTRLRHMARRQAEAGIHHPDPDLLALPIVGAAARDWASGVASAFAAIRAGTANASLLRHTVLHGMPGTGKSLLARAAAAKACVPVLEASIPGFFSGSDGHLNTVLSGVNGFIDRLIASAPAIGVLDEVDAISARSAQREYQAYWTNLVDGLLLAIDRLNASGAAVLLVATTNLLSHVDQAIVRPGRLGHHILIEPPTRADDIGALLRHHLERQAPALKLSDATLAPLVRALIGRTPARIADIVSAACGAATLARHSPDLADLWKAMPQGPDTRDSDGAALAVTARHEAAHAVLALHLGRHLISMSLIRDGDRIGHTLIAALDRPATLADLEAEVTILLGGRAMDRLAGPGLCAGAADDLERALTLIGLGYTRWGLHALPLSMPGETIAQRCARDPTLTAAIDADLTRLQQRATDLVSTLAEPIAALAATLLAERHLDADRIHVILEPFDVTDPTEPQP, translated from the coding sequence ATGACTCCTTCCAACTCCACTCCATCCTCCCTGCGACGGCTCGGCATCGCCCTGCTCGAGGCAACCCTTGGACCCGACCGCCTGATTGATCTCGCCGGCCACAGCCACCGCGTGCTGATCATTCGCGTGCCCGACAAAACCTGGCTCACGCCGCTGCACGAGGCGGCCGAGCAGTTCCTGCCCGAGGTGCGCCCGCTCAGCATTATCAGGCGCGATCGGGACGATGCCGACCGCCTGGCCAGCCTCTATCTCGAAGCGGGTCCATCATCGCTCTGGCTCACCCATGATCCTGAGCTGCTGCCCCCGGTGATCCGGCTGGCCGCCGACGAGGTACTGTCCCTGGCGCCCATCACAACTGCCCTGCTGGGCCAGGTCATCGCCGGAAGCACCGGCCGCGTCCCTCGCCGGCTGCGTCCCACCGATCATGCCGGACTGGGCCTGTTCGAGATTGCCGCCGCCATCCGGCCCGATACCACCGCCGACCAATGCGTCACCCGCCTGCGTCACATGGCGCGCCGCCAGGCCGAGGCCGGCATCCATCATCCCGATCCGGACCTGCTGGCCCTGCCCATTGTCGGGGCGGCGGCCAGGGACTGGGCAAGCGGGGTCGCCAGCGCCTTTGCCGCCATCCGGGCGGGAACGGCGAACGCTTCCCTGCTGCGCCATACCGTACTGCACGGCATGCCCGGCACCGGCAAGTCGCTGCTGGCCCGCGCCGCCGCCGCCAAGGCTTGCGTGCCGGTACTCGAGGCCAGCATTCCCGGCTTCTTCAGCGGCAGCGACGGCCATCTCAACACCGTTCTCTCCGGCGTGAACGGTTTCATCGACCGCCTGATCGCCAGCGCACCGGCCATCGGGGTTCTCGACGAGGTCGATGCCATCAGCGCCCGCTCCGCCCAGCGCGAGTACCAGGCCTATTGGACCAATCTCGTGGACGGGCTGCTCCTCGCCATCGATCGCCTCAATGCCTCCGGCGCAGCCGTGCTACTGGTCGCAACCACCAACCTGCTGTCCCATGTGGACCAGGCCATCGTCCGGCCCGGTCGCCTCGGGCACCACATCCTGATCGAGCCCCCCACCCGCGCCGACGACATCGGGGCCCTGTTGCGTCATCATCTGGAACGGCAGGCGCCGGCCCTGAAACTCTCCGATGCCACCCTGGCGCCACTGGTCCGCGCGCTGATCGGCCGCACGCCCGCTCGCATCGCCGATATCGTCAGCGCCGCCTGCGGCGCCGCCACCCTCGCCCGGCATTCACCTGACCTTGCCGATCTGTGGAAAGCCATGCCGCAGGGTCCCGATACCCGCGATAGCGACGGCGCCGCGCTGGCCGTGACAGCCCGCCACGAGGCCGCCCATGCCGTACTGGCGCTGCACCTGGGCCGCCACCTCATCAGCATGAGCCTAATTCGGGACGGCGATCGGATCGGCCACACCCTCATCGCTGCCCTTGACCGGCCCGCCACCTTGGCCGACCTCGAAGCCGAGGTGACCATCCTGCTGGGCGGACGCGCGATGGATCGGCTGGCCGGTCCCGGTCTCTGCGCCGGCGCCGCCGACGACCTGGAGCGGGCGCTCACCCTCATCGGCCTTGGCTACACAAGATGGGGTCTGCACGCCCTGCCCCTCAGCATGCCCGGCGAGACCATCGCCCAGCGCTGCGCCCGCGATCCCACCCTGACCGCCGCCATCGATGCCGACCTGACCCGCCTGCAGCAGCGGGCCACCGACCTGGTCTCCACCCTTGCCGAGCCCATTGCCGCCCTTGCCGCAACCTTGCTGGCCGAGCGCCATCTGGATGCCGACCGCATCCACGTCATCCTCGAACCTTTTGACGTCACAGACCCAACGGAGCCACAGCCATGA
- a CDS encoding DUF6634 family protein, with translation MTPLPEFDLHYPDGLALLDLGALIDPDAIPRTQHHLPLVEKLSRAIADIERLKQGWRPTPQDLAQAPLLSSWSFAGSLTPGGTYLSGIVTGHPTIQSGAFCTTSVLVAIEARSWTWARTASRFYRIEPGGPAARRR, from the coding sequence ATGACCCCCTTGCCCGAGTTCGACCTTCACTATCCCGACGGCCTCGCTTTGCTCGATCTCGGTGCGCTCATCGACCCCGATGCCATCCCCCGGACCCAACACCACCTCCCCCTTGTCGAAAAGCTGTCCCGGGCCATCGCCGACATCGAGCGCCTCAAGCAGGGCTGGCGGCCAACGCCCCAGGACCTCGCCCAGGCGCCGCTTCTCTCATCCTGGTCCTTCGCCGGTAGCCTCACGCCTGGCGGCACCTATCTGTCCGGCATCGTCACCGGACATCCGACAATCCAAAGCGGCGCCTTCTGCACGACATCCGTCCTCGTCGCCATCGAGGCCAGATCATGGACATGGGCGAGAACCGCATCACGCTTCTATCGCATCGAGCCGGGCGGGCCAGCCGCCCGGAGACGATGA
- a CDS encoding FAD-dependent monooxygenase — translation MKAIISGAGIAGLSTAIALGRAGWTVTLLEKAPSLRAGGYMLDFFGPGYEAAEDLGVIAALKAHARGVDKVDFVNGTGRIGSQMDYEQIGAAAGGKLFPILRGDIEQVLHDALPDSAVVRYASEIASFDNSDRGVAVTLADGGSLEADLLVGADGIHSAVRHMAFGPEERFLRYLGFHTAAYFFDSAAVAKMLAGDFKMMAIRDRMVGLYEVDPGRIMAFFVIRDDSRERPQDPLPRLKAAFGDLGWVLPETLAGAPGPEDIYYDVVAQVEMAHWQSQRTVLVGDAAYAVSLMAGQGASLALAGGRALGQVLDGAVDIAAALARFEQDLRPLVLEKQRAGRRMAKWFVPATPFHAAIRDTSVNIMTWPPLSGLLNRFFSFSSKGFSLSSH, via the coding sequence ATGAAAGCCATTATCTCCGGCGCCGGCATTGCCGGCCTGTCCACCGCCATCGCCCTTGGCCGGGCCGGATGGACCGTAACCCTGCTCGAAAAGGCGCCAAGCCTGCGGGCCGGCGGCTATATGCTGGATTTCTTCGGTCCCGGCTATGAGGCGGCCGAAGACCTGGGCGTCATCGCCGCCCTCAAGGCGCATGCGCGCGGCGTCGACAAGGTCGATTTCGTCAATGGCACGGGCCGTATCGGCTCGCAGATGGATTACGAGCAGATCGGCGCGGCGGCTGGCGGCAAGCTGTTCCCCATCCTGCGTGGCGATATCGAGCAGGTTCTGCACGATGCACTGCCCGATAGCGCCGTGGTTCGATATGCCAGCGAGATCGCGTCGTTCGACAACAGCGACAGGGGCGTTGCGGTCACCCTGGCCGATGGCGGCAGTCTCGAGGCCGACCTGCTGGTTGGTGCCGATGGCATTCATTCGGCGGTGCGCCACATGGCCTTCGGGCCGGAAGAGCGCTTCCTGCGCTATCTGGGCTTCCACACCGCCGCCTATTTCTTCGACAGTGCCGCGGTGGCGAAAATGCTGGCCGGCGATTTCAAGATGATGGCGATCAGGGACCGGATGGTGGGCCTCTATGAGGTTGATCCGGGTCGCATCATGGCCTTTTTCGTCATCCGCGACGACAGCCGTGAGCGCCCGCAGGATCCGCTGCCGCGGCTCAAGGCCGCCTTTGGTGATCTCGGCTGGGTGCTGCCGGAAACACTGGCGGGGGCGCCGGGCCCCGAGGATATCTACTACGACGTGGTGGCGCAGGTGGAGATGGCCCATTGGCAGAGCCAGCGCACGGTTCTGGTGGGCGATGCGGCCTATGCGGTGTCGCTGATGGCCGGGCAGGGCGCGTCACTGGCGCTGGCCGGTGGTCGCGCGCTGGGGCAGGTGCTCGATGGTGCTGTTGATATCGCGGCGGCTTTGGCGCGGTTCGAACAGGACCTGCGGCCGCTGGTGCTGGAAAAGCAGCGGGCGGGGCGGCGCATGGCCAAGTGGTTCGTGCCGGCCACCCCGTTCCATGCCGCCATCCGCGATACCTCAGTCAACATCATGACCTGGCCGCCGCTATCGGGCCTGCTGAACCGGTTCTTCTCGTTCAGCTCAAAGGGCTTTTCACTGTCTTCGCATTAA
- a CDS encoding TetR/AcrR family transcriptional regulator yields MPKAGKREEIITAAMRLLAREGAAGLTAASLAREAGVSKANVFHHFETLNAVVLAAFEVFLLGMDNMRPQPGTRLRDWLLALGAETVAQMDDDPALAGAYFAFAARAQSDPDLRQRLAGMVGAAEALFVEALELLAPERFTPHERSRLAALILITGDGLALHRQLFPKRRDSQLAAWTAFVDSIAPEESETS; encoded by the coding sequence ATGCCCAAAGCGGGAAAACGCGAAGAGATCATTACGGCGGCCATGCGGCTGTTGGCGCGCGAGGGGGCGGCGGGGCTGACGGCGGCCAGCCTGGCGCGGGAGGCCGGGGTCAGCAAGGCCAATGTGTTCCACCATTTCGAAACGCTCAATGCCGTGGTGCTGGCGGCTTTCGAAGTCTTTCTGCTGGGCATGGACAATATGCGGCCGCAGCCTGGCACCAGGCTACGCGACTGGCTTTTGGCCCTTGGTGCCGAGACGGTGGCGCAGATGGATGACGATCCGGCGCTGGCCGGCGCCTATTTCGCCTTTGCCGCCCGGGCGCAGTCCGATCCCGACCTGCGCCAGCGCTTGGCGGGCATGGTCGGGGCGGCGGAAGCGCTTTTTGTCGAAGCCCTCGAATTGCTGGCGCCGGAGCGTTTCACCCCGCACGAGCGGAGCAGGCTTGCCGCGCTCATCCTCATCACCGGCGATGGTCTTGCCCTGCATCGGCAGCTCTTCCCGAAGCGGCGCGACAGCCAACTGGCTGCATGGACCGCCTTTGTCGATTCCATCGCCCCGGAAGAAAGCGAAACATCATGA